The following coding sequences lie in one Vicinamibacterales bacterium genomic window:
- a CDS encoding sigma-54 dependent transcriptional regulator yields MSAAPVLVVIDDEPGMLTLIERAVAPTGYRTILHDKPGAALAMLSHERADAALVDLRMPELGGMEVLRAIRQVQPECGVILMTGHASVESAIEAVKLGALDYLTKPLDFARLRQLLLDAREDAARRAELLSSEGATAKRLELCGMLGRSPVMQQLFGLVRRIAPHARTALISGETGTGKEGIAHAIHDLGPRRAKRFATVNCSAVVETLFESELFGHARGAFTGATDNKAGLFEAADGGTLFLDEVGELPPSVQAKLLRVLETGEVQRVGSLQPKRVDVRIVAATNRDLRVETDAGRFRSDLFYRLNVVELHVPPLRERREDIPYLTAAFVKEFAGRFDKPIDGVSPGAEQILMSGAWLGNVRELRNVLERACMLAEGHVLTERDVAGVMPAVREVPAPALAAPAPSPAQDLDQVEREHIIRVLADVKGNKQAAARRLGISRRTLYRRLERHRLVEGPRP; encoded by the coding sequence GTGAGCGCCGCACCGGTGCTCGTCGTCATCGACGACGAGCCGGGGATGCTGACGCTGATCGAGCGGGCGGTCGCACCGACCGGGTATCGCACGATCCTGCACGACAAGCCGGGCGCCGCGCTGGCGATGCTGTCGCACGAGCGCGCCGACGCGGCGCTGGTCGACCTGCGTATGCCCGAGCTCGGCGGCATGGAGGTGCTGCGGGCGATCCGCCAGGTGCAGCCGGAATGCGGCGTCATCCTGATGACCGGACACGCCTCGGTCGAGAGCGCGATCGAGGCGGTGAAGCTGGGGGCGCTCGATTACCTGACGAAGCCGCTGGATTTCGCGCGGCTGCGGCAGCTGCTGCTCGACGCCCGCGAGGACGCCGCCCGGCGCGCCGAGCTGCTGAGCAGCGAGGGAGCGACCGCGAAACGGCTGGAGCTGTGCGGGATGCTCGGCCGCAGCCCGGTCATGCAGCAGCTGTTCGGACTGGTGCGGCGGATCGCGCCGCACGCGCGCACCGCACTGATCAGCGGCGAGACCGGCACCGGCAAGGAAGGGATCGCGCACGCCATCCACGATCTCGGTCCGCGGCGGGCGAAGCGCTTCGCCACCGTCAACTGCTCCGCCGTCGTCGAAACGCTGTTCGAGAGCGAGCTGTTCGGCCACGCGCGCGGCGCCTTCACCGGGGCGACCGACAACAAGGCGGGCCTGTTCGAGGCGGCGGACGGCGGCACCCTCTTCCTCGACGAGGTGGGCGAGCTGCCGCCGAGCGTGCAGGCGAAGCTGCTCCGCGTTCTCGAGACCGGCGAGGTGCAGCGCGTCGGATCGCTGCAGCCGAAGCGGGTGGACGTGCGGATCGTCGCGGCGACCAACCGCGATCTCCGCGTCGAGACGGATGCCGGACGGTTCCGCAGCGACCTCTTCTATCGCCTGAACGTCGTCGAGCTGCACGTCCCGCCGCTGCGCGAGCGGCGCGAGGACATCCCGTATCTCACCGCCGCCTTCGTCAAGGAATTCGCCGGCCGCTTCGACAAGCCGATCGACGGCGTCAGCCCGGGGGCCGAGCAGATCCTGATGTCCGGCGCGTGGCTCGGCAACGTGCGCGAGCTGCGCAACGTGCTCGAGCGCGCCTGCATGCTCGCCGAGGGGCACGTGCTGACCGAGCGCGACGTCGCCGGCGTGATGCCGGCGGTGCGCGAGGTGCCGGCCCCCGCCTTGGCCGCGCCCGCGCCGTCGCCGGCGCAGGACCTCGACCAGGTCGAGCGCGAGCACATCATCCGCGTGCTCGCCGACGTGAAGGGCAACAAGCAGGCGGCGGCGCGGCGGCTGGGAATCAGCCGCCGCACGCTGTATCGCCGCCTCGAACGGCACCGTCTCGTGGAGGGGCCGCGGCCGTGA
- a CDS encoding M20/M25/M40 family metallo-hydrolase, with translation MLRRSAPLAVLLAAFLAVPSAQTEKLDYAAIGQIRDEGLNRSQAMETLFWLTDRYGPRVTGSPGMEEAGAWTMKKMSEWGLTNVRREEFDFGRSWSIVRFSAHMIEPRVQPLIGLPKTWSPATDGAVTADVVRVAIAGEADLAKYQGQLRGKIVLAQQARAVRMLEGPFVVRMDGDLAREAETTPVPAPRGRQGGGRAVDETPGEPPAGGGRGAAGGPAPGSQQFLVRVQQFYKDEGVVAVFDRGSDADVANMGSNLSVNQQRHDGGTIFPGTVSRTAPAGVPQVTVAVEHYNRMVRLLEHNVPVRVELDVNAAFHENTKGFNIVGEIPGTDLAGEVVLLGAHFDSHSFATGATDNATGSTAMLEALRIIKALGLKPRRTIRVALWGGEEQGLLGSRAYVLAHYGDPQTMTLKPEHARLSAYFNLDNGTGRIRGIWMQGNLAVRPLFAQWIAPLADLGVSILGPRSVASTDHVAFDNVGLPAFQFVQDRLEYNSRTHHSNMDTYDRVQREDVIQQATVAAVFAYNAAMRDEKLPRKALPRPARAAAAR, from the coding sequence ATGCTCCGCCGCTCCGCCCCGCTCGCCGTCCTCCTCGCCGCGTTCCTCGCCGTTCCCAGCGCCCAGACCGAAAAGCTCGACTACGCCGCCATCGGCCAGATCCGCGACGAAGGTCTCAACCGATCGCAGGCGATGGAGACGCTGTTCTGGCTGACCGATCGCTACGGTCCGCGCGTCACCGGCTCGCCGGGGATGGAAGAGGCCGGCGCCTGGACGATGAAGAAGATGAGCGAGTGGGGCTTGACGAACGTGCGCCGCGAGGAGTTCGACTTCGGGCGCAGCTGGTCGATCGTCCGCTTCAGCGCGCACATGATCGAGCCGCGCGTGCAGCCGCTGATCGGACTGCCGAAGACCTGGTCGCCGGCGACGGACGGCGCGGTGACCGCCGACGTCGTCCGCGTCGCGATCGCGGGCGAGGCCGACCTCGCGAAATACCAGGGACAGCTCAGAGGGAAGATCGTGCTGGCGCAGCAGGCGCGTGCCGTGCGCATGCTCGAAGGGCCGTTCGTCGTCCGCATGGACGGCGATCTCGCGCGTGAGGCGGAAACCACGCCGGTGCCGGCGCCGCGCGGCCGTCAGGGAGGCGGACGCGCCGTCGACGAGACGCCCGGCGAACCGCCGGCGGGCGGCGGCCGCGGCGCTGCGGGAGGCCCGGCACCGGGCAGCCAGCAGTTCCTCGTCAGAGTGCAGCAGTTCTACAAGGACGAAGGGGTCGTCGCCGTGTTCGATCGCGGCAGCGACGCGGACGTCGCCAACATGGGCAGCAATCTGTCGGTGAATCAGCAGCGCCACGACGGCGGGACGATCTTCCCGGGGACCGTGAGCCGCACGGCTCCGGCGGGCGTGCCGCAGGTGACGGTGGCGGTCGAGCACTACAACCGGATGGTGCGGCTGCTCGAGCACAACGTGCCCGTCAGAGTGGAGCTCGACGTCAACGCCGCGTTCCACGAGAACACCAAGGGCTTCAACATCGTCGGCGAGATCCCGGGAACGGATCTGGCCGGCGAAGTGGTGCTGCTCGGCGCGCACTTCGATTCGCACTCCTTCGCCACCGGCGCGACGGACAACGCGACCGGGTCGACCGCGATGCTCGAAGCGCTGCGCATCATCAAGGCGCTCGGCCTGAAGCCGCGGCGGACCATCCGCGTCGCGCTATGGGGCGGGGAAGAGCAGGGGCTGCTGGGATCGCGCGCCTACGTGCTGGCGCACTACGGCGATCCGCAGACGATGACGCTCAAGCCGGAGCACGCCAGGCTGTCGGCGTACTTCAATCTCGACAACGGCACCGGGCGCATCCGCGGCATCTGGATGCAGGGCAACCTCGCGGTGCGCCCGCTGTTCGCGCAGTGGATCGCGCCGCTGGCCGATCTCGGCGTCAGCATACTCGGGCCGCGAAGCGTGGCGTCCACCGATCACGTGGCATTCGACAATGTCGGCCTGCCGGCCTTCCAGTTCGTGCAGGATCGGCTGGAGTACAACTCGCGGACCCACCACTCGAACATGGATACGTACGATCGCGTGCAGCGCGAGGACGTCATCCAGCAGGCCACCGTCGCTGCCGTCTTCGCCTACAACGCCGCGATGCGCGACGAGAAGCTGCCGCGCAAGGCGCTCCCCAGACCGGCGCGGGCCGCCGCCGCCCGCTAG
- a CDS encoding sigma 54-interacting transcriptional regulator, with amino-acid sequence MILGSCEPIKRLREDIAYAARADAKVLITGESGAGKELVARAIHDGSARSSGPFMTINCAGIPETLLESELFGHVRGSFTGAFRDRPGLLESARRGTVFLDEVGEMSLRMQGLLLRFLETGEIQRVGADLMVQRVDVRVVAATNRPLNQDIEEKRFRSDLYYRLNVIHLVVPTLRERRADVPLLMKHFVESYARRYNTVPCQFSDEALSLLTAYDWPGNVRELKNTAERLVVRRHALVTPADLPAEVLSAHPAAAASEAAVDTSRNGTRDELLARLLEGRECFWSVVYDPFMSRDLTRDDIRALVRAGLERTSGSYSALLHLFNMEAEDYKRFLNFLTKHQCHMPFQNFRMASVKRAAGRAEERRTA; translated from the coding sequence ATGATTCTGGGCTCCTGCGAACCCATCAAGCGTTTGAGAGAAGACATCGCCTACGCGGCGCGGGCCGACGCGAAGGTGCTCATCACCGGCGAGAGCGGTGCCGGCAAGGAACTGGTGGCACGGGCCATCCACGACGGCAGTGCCCGGTCCAGCGGGCCCTTCATGACGATTAACTGCGCGGGGATTCCGGAGACCCTGCTCGAGTCCGAGTTGTTCGGGCACGTGCGCGGCAGCTTCACCGGCGCGTTCCGCGATCGCCCGGGCCTGCTCGAATCGGCGCGCCGCGGCACCGTCTTCCTCGACGAAGTGGGCGAGATGAGCCTGCGCATGCAGGGGCTCCTGCTGCGCTTCCTCGAGACCGGCGAGATCCAGCGCGTCGGGGCCGACCTGATGGTGCAGCGCGTCGACGTCCGCGTCGTCGCCGCGACCAATCGGCCGCTGAACCAGGACATCGAAGAGAAGAGATTCCGGTCCGATCTGTACTATCGGCTGAACGTGATTCACCTTGTAGTGCCGACCCTGCGCGAGCGCCGCGCCGACGTCCCGCTGCTGATGAAGCACTTCGTCGAGTCGTATGCGCGGCGCTACAACACCGTGCCGTGCCAGTTCTCGGACGAAGCGCTCAGCCTGCTGACCGCCTACGACTGGCCGGGGAACGTCCGCGAGTTGAAGAACACCGCGGAGCGCCTCGTCGTCCGCCGCCACGCCCTGGTGACCCCCGCGGATCTCCCCGCCGAGGTCCTCAGCGCCCATCCGGCCGCCGCCGCCAGCGAGGCCGCCGTCGACACGAGCCGCAACGGCACGCGCGACGAGCTGCTCGCGCGCCTGCTCGAGGGGCGCGAGTGCTTCTGGTCGGTGGTCTACGATCCATTCATGTCGCGCGATCTCACCCGCGACGACATCCGCGCGCTCGTCCGCGCCGGTCTCGAGCGGACCAGCGGCAGCTACTCGGCGCTGCTCCACCTGTTCAACATGGAGGCCGAGGACTACAAGCGCTTCCTCAACTTCCTGACCAAGCACCAGTGCCACATGCCGTTCCAGAACTTCCGGATGGCCAGTGTCAAGCGCGCCGCCGGGCGCGCCGAAGAACGCCGAACGGCGTAA
- a CDS encoding SgcJ/EcaC family oxidoreductase: MASATRPSEEDAIKSTWSRFSNAWQRGDVREVAAVFDPDGDHRLLAGGGRVVQGRPQLERAFARAFAQRAGNCHRTLQCALTSVRFLQADMAIVDGTLTFGPRVDAPGRALPAGDEPFTAVMRRHEQGWSIAACRAGSLQAQ; this comes from the coding sequence TTGGCCAGTGCAACACGGCCGAGCGAAGAAGACGCCATCAAGAGTACGTGGTCACGATTCTCGAACGCGTGGCAGCGCGGCGACGTGCGGGAAGTCGCGGCGGTCTTCGATCCGGATGGCGATCATCGGTTGCTCGCGGGCGGCGGCCGCGTCGTCCAGGGACGGCCGCAGCTCGAACGCGCCTTCGCCCGCGCCTTCGCGCAGCGCGCCGGCAACTGCCACCGCACCCTGCAGTGCGCGCTGACGTCCGTGCGCTTCCTGCAGGCCGACATGGCGATCGTCGACGGCACGCTCACCTTCGGCCCGCGCGTCGACGCGCCGGGCCGCGCCCTGCCCGCGGGTGACGAGCCGTTCACGGCCGTCATGCGCCGTCACGAACAGGGATGGTCGATCGCCGCGTGCCGCGCCGGCTCGCTTCAGGCTCAGTAG
- a CDS encoding NDP-sugar synthase: MLTSLVREPVTHSPDHASVTDVFAFDAILLAGTHAWRRTAFDQLLPRPVLPVAQLPLMAHPLRWLRAAGASRVTICANGGATQLREHLDPVQHLLPALTFHEDPSPRGAAGSARDAALASDADLFVVADATTIPDVSLLRVLLEHQESRAALTVIVQPSNAARGTSLVPTGLYGSGLVPTGLYIFSRRAFEYVPAAGYQDIKESLIPRLYAAGELVVTSEAESHCPRVLDARTYLAVSHRAIARSTQQLDPLGAPPLDGMPSIHPSAHVSPSALLVGPVLVGRGAEIHDDAVIVGPASIGAHSVVGRGALISRSVVWDHCTIGETAAVDRSVLASGVSVAAGASLVGAIQVGVRPAPAKDPVVVAPHPAMEPAVNARGLAFR; encoded by the coding sequence ATGTTGACGTCTCTTGTGCGCGAGCCCGTGACCCATTCGCCCGACCACGCGTCGGTGACGGATGTCTTCGCCTTCGATGCGATCCTCCTGGCGGGAACGCACGCGTGGCGCCGGACCGCGTTCGATCAGCTGCTGCCCCGTCCCGTGCTCCCCGTCGCCCAGCTGCCGCTGATGGCGCATCCGCTGCGCTGGCTGCGCGCCGCCGGCGCGTCGCGCGTCACCATCTGCGCGAACGGCGGCGCGACCCAGTTGCGCGAGCATCTCGACCCGGTGCAGCACCTGCTGCCGGCGCTGACCTTCCACGAGGATCCGTCGCCGCGCGGCGCGGCCGGCAGCGCCCGCGACGCCGCACTGGCGTCCGACGCCGATCTCTTCGTCGTCGCCGACGCGACCACCATTCCCGACGTCTCCCTGCTGCGCGTGCTCCTCGAGCACCAGGAATCGCGCGCCGCGCTCACCGTGATCGTGCAGCCGTCGAACGCCGCCCGCGGCACCAGCCTCGTCCCCACCGGGCTGTATGGCTCCGGGCTGGTCCCCACCGGCCTCTATATCTTCAGCCGCCGCGCCTTCGAGTACGTGCCGGCCGCCGGCTACCAGGACATCAAGGAGTCGCTCATTCCGCGGCTCTACGCCGCCGGCGAGCTGGTGGTCACCAGCGAAGCCGAAAGTCACTGCCCGCGCGTGCTCGACGCCCGGACCTATCTCGCGGTCAGCCATCGCGCGATCGCCCGCTCGACGCAGCAGCTGGATCCGCTCGGCGCGCCGCCGCTCGACGGCATGCCCTCGATCCATCCCAGCGCGCACGTCAGCCCGTCGGCGTTGCTCGTCGGCCCGGTGCTGGTCGGCCGCGGCGCGGAGATCCACGACGACGCGGTGATCGTCGGGCCCGCCTCGATCGGCGCGCACTCCGTCGTCGGACGCGGCGCGCTGATTTCGCGATCGGTGGTGTGGGACCACTGCACCATCGGCGAGACCGCTGCGGTCGATCGCTCGGTGCTGGCGAGCGGCGTCAGCGTGGCGGCCGGGGCCAGTCTCGTCGGCGCCATCCAGGTGGGCGTCCGGCCGGCGCCAGCCAAGGACCCGGTGGTCGTCGCGCCGCACCCGGCGATGGAACCGGCGGTCAACGCGCGCGGCCTCGCCTTCCGCTGA